A segment of the Trifolium pratense cultivar HEN17-A07 linkage group LG7, ARS_RC_1.1, whole genome shotgun sequence genome:
ACCTCATTGAAGTATAAACATCTCAAGATTCATAATAATTAACATCAATCTTATTTTCCACACTGTTGACAGTATATCTTGGCCTCACGGTCAAGAATAGTAGCTGCATTTGTGCATAGAATACAAACCCTATGCCGTCAGTGATAGCCTTTAAGTTCAGAAATATCAACTTTGCAGCTGGGAACCTGACAACGTGCCAACATAGATGCATGCACGGTCCAAGCGCGTTTCTTTCTTGGTAAACTATTGTCTTTGAGCAGAGCGTCAAGTTCAGGGCATGCACATGGAACCTGACctgcttaaaaaataaatagactatcattttttttgctGACCAAGTACTTTCTGAAATTATGAATCTATGAAAACttgaaattgaatatataaattgtCATTAATGTTAGATAGAAGAACTGAGTCAAATATTACAAATGTTCATAACTAAAACGAGCCTGCAAAACTTaaatcttatattttatttacgTTGCATAACTTACATCTTATAGAAGCCACATTACTTTGCAACTTTCTACAAACCtatatccctaaattgaatttAGGACGGCATAGTTCAACAAGGTCAGATCATTCAGCTGCCTTATTGCCCTTGTATGTGTTTATCAATTGGGTTTGTACATCATGAGAAACAGGAGAATGTTCCTTATATTCCATTGTGATTCACCCTTTCCCTGTGTCATCGAACGGAAAACTGTCGAATACTCAAAAATATTGTTAAGAGGGACACAAACTCTATTGATAGAATCatctccatcctgattattgCCAACAATCACACACTTTCTCTTGTTCAGATCACCAGCGACAGCTCCCTGAAATTCTGTGGGTACTTTCAACTCAACAAGCATGATAGGTTCTAAAATAACTGGTTTAGAAGCTGCGTAACATTGACTAAAAGCACAGATGGAAGCCACCTTAAATGCAAGTTCACTGAAGTCAACAGCATGAGCAACACCATTTGTCAACACAACTCGGATATTTTTAACTGGATGTCCGATTAAGGAGCCAGAGTTGGCAGCTTCTTTAAAACCTTTCTCAATCGCAGGCATAAAATTTGATGGAATAGCTTGCTTGACCAACAAGCATGTTTTCAAATTCAAACTTATTAGCTTCTGATCCAGCATGAAGTGGTTCAATATAACCGGTCACCTTTGCATATTGTCCTTGCCCTCCAGATTGCTTCTTAcgtaaataatcaaaatcaacacATTGCGTAACAGTTTCTCTGAAGTTCACACGAGGCTTTCCAACTGAAGTGGCAATTTTGTATTCCATCATAATACGTTCAACGTAAATAAGTGTGTAAATGCATTTCTCCCATACCAGAAATGATTGTCTGCCCACTCTCTGGCTCCAAGCCAACACGGAAAGTAGGATCCTCTTTCTGAAAGCGGTTCAAAGCTTTTGAAAATTTACCTCCCAAATCTTGCGAAACAGGTTGTATCGCTACTGACATTACGGATTCAGGAACAGTCATATAAGTCATTGTGTATTAACTGACCCATCATAAAAGTATCTCCTGATGCACATTCAGGCCCAAATACTGCAACTATTTGGCCAGCATGGGCCTCTTGAATGTTGTGCATTTCGTCAGAATGCATTTGAAACAGACAAGGAACCTTGGTCTTCTTACTTGTGTTAACATTAAAGATATAACCACCCTTTCGAATGACGCCATCATAAATTCTTAGATGGGTTAACTGACCTGCCGGTTTTTCCTCCACCTTGAAAGCCAATGCTACAAGGGGCGCATCAGGACTTGCAGTAAGCTCAACCTTCTCTTCATTCTTAGATTGGCCAAGAGCATAGTTTCTAACTTCAATCGGACATGGCAAATAACTAAGTACGCCATCTAAAAGTGGCCGTCCCCCCTTGTTTCTGAAAGCACTTCCCATGAATACCGGTATAAATTTCCGCGCTATGGTAGCCCTACGAATTGCTCCCTCGAGATCAGCATTTGAAATGTTCTCGTCGTTAAGAAATGCTTCAGCAAGTACATCATCAACCTCCGACACAGTTTCTATGAGTTCGCGTCTTTTATCTGTAATCAAGGCTTCCATGTTTGAAGGCACTTCTTCAACGACAACGTTTTCTCCATTTGAACCATGAAAATAATAGGCCTTCCACCAAGGCTTCTTAGAATGGATCCGACCAGTCTAGAACAGTACCCTCTCCGTCAACGTCGTCTTCCCAAAATCTATGTGCGCTGAAGGCTCCTTGTCAATTTTCGCCGCCGATGACGGACCCCGCCGTGGTGGGAGAGGAGCAGAGTGAGTAAATAAGGCGCTCCGCAGAGAAGAAGCGGGCCATGGTAGTATGGGTTTCTGGCAACCTTTAAACCCATTGTGTTAAGAACTAGCgggaaaattaattaatcaaaaaccCTACAAACCACCACGCTATAAACCTCAACAAGGGTTTTAGTTTTGTCCCCAATTTATCAAAAACCCTACAAACCACCACTCTTCCACTACCACCACCATGCCTCGTTTCTCCTTACCGCGTCTCCTCTCCTCCACCACCACTTTCCACCTCCGTTACTTTTCCTCAGTGGAGAAGCTACGCAACATTTGGATCTCAGGACTCATCGACCCTGCCAAGGTAACCGTTTCAGAGAGGTACATGCTGTATACGGGTCAGATGAAAAAAATGGATGAGGTTAAGATTAAAACTAAGAGAAGAGATATGTTTCTCGAGGCTATGATGGAAGAAGAGCGAGGCCGTGGAGACTACTgttatgatttgaatttgaatttgcgGAAGAGAGAAAAGTTATATCCAGATAAGACATATCATGTCTCCGCAGATATCACTTTCTTCAACTGGAAACACCATAAGGTAGTGGATTcattcatttttatgttttcttaCAGGATATgaggtgtgtgtgtgtttatAATAATGAATGAATTCTAAAATTTGAGTTGTTTTCAACGGCGTTTTTGAACAATGGATATCGACTTTTCAAGTATGCATAATCAGTTTTGTTAAATCACAATAGATAGCAACTGTCCCCGTGAACTCAGCTCACTTGGtagggacatcagcattttatatgcaggagccggGGTTCGAACATCGTACACTTcgtttattcaccttaaaaaggtggaatttctagccaccagGCTACCTGACCAAGAAATAGCAGCTATAATGATGCTATTGTTTTGTGATATCTTGTACAAAAGGTTGTCAAATTGCGACTATAGTGATACTATAGGCTAACAGAATGTTAACAATGCGCTATTTTCTGATATAGCAGCTATAGTTGCACCATAGCACTATTGCGTAGCAGAATTTTAACAATCcgttgttttatgttatttatggTTGACAACATTGTgcataagaaaaattaaaaatattcttcTTGCTTGCTTCATTGATGGAATGGTAgtaaactaatatatttttcaagcattaagttaatgttttttaatttgtgtatttctttaaaatttgccCTTGCAGATGAGCGTAATTAACACAACTGATTGTGTTAATTTCACCGACGAGGTTGAGACTGCTTTGTGTGCCTTTGACAGTTCCATTCTTGTTCTTTCTAGTGTCGATGGGGTGCAAAGTCAGTCCATTATTGTTGATAAGCAAATGATAAGATATGAACTTCCAAGACTTGTATTTATCAACAATGTTGATCAGAAGGGAGCAAATCCGTGGGAAGTTTTAAATCAGGTAAAATTCATATTAATGGATTCGAGGTCATCATAGATTCATATGTTGTTTATACTAGATAGCGGCCACGACAACTACATCTGCTAAAGGCGGCTCACCGCCAGAAAATGTAACATCGAACCCTACCCCTGCAATGCCATTCCGGGATCGCTGGCTATAGCTGTGCGATTAACAACATAGATTCTAGGTTTTGGACTATGTTGTCAATCCAGGATATATAGTGGAGTAGAGTGGAgccattgtttttattttgtaccGCACACTGCAATCGTGCAACTTCAAACTACTATTGATATCATAGGTTTCGTAATTTTATTGCTATTTACACaattttgtttagtttataAAGAGAACTTCAGTAACAtcattgaagaaaaaatttgaattcaaaacTCTTTTAAAGCTACAAACTTTAAATAAAACATTGTCTTTAATAATGatcttttatgattttgtttatattcTATACACACAGAAATAAAACTTACATTTTAGACCAGTTTTACTGTATAATTCAAATTGaaatcattgtttttatttctagaccattttgttttatatttcaGGCAAGATCCAAGCTTCAACATCATAGTGCTGCAATCCAAGTTCCAATAGGCTTGGAAGATGATTTTAAAGGACTTGTTGATCTCGTGCAATTAAAGGCATACTCTTTTCATGGTTCAAATGGGTCTGTTTCCGGAACTTTTGCATTGGTTATACCCATGATTATTCTTCAGATCACTCAATTGTTTCTTATTGCAGAGaaaatgttgttgttgaagaagtTCCTGCAGACATGGATACCTTAGTGTCAGAAAAAAGGCGTGAACTCATAAAAACTGTGTCAGAGGTGGACGATAAACTTGCTGAAGCTTTTTGCAGTGACATGCCTATATCAGCAGTTGACCTTGAGGTGTGTGGGTTACAATGTCTTCTTTTTCCCCCGTTTCATCCGAGTTTGCATATTAATTATGTGGGATGTTGAAGTTTGATCATCCAAAATTGCATATTAAATGTGTATCAACTAAAAAAAAGGGCATAGACGTGTCATTTTGTAAtggtacaaaatgttgcacggGTCTCAAATAAGATACCATAATATAGTGTGTGTATGCGTGCGCGTTTGCGTGTGTATATTTATATAATGAAGTTTATCCACACATTCTTATCCCCAGTGTTGTCATTGACAAATAATGGTGGCAAGCCAAAAATCTGTCTTAAACATATGGCGGATGGTGTAATGGCATATGgcagaaaaagtaaaaaaacttatcatagacacacacacacacacacacaaaaccAAAAGACTATCAATATATGTCAAGAACAATAGACTTAATTGAAAGAAAGTATCATTTGTCGAAAAAGAGGGAGATGCTCCACTTGTTGATGACTTCGAAAATGATTATGTTGAGTTTGTAGAAGAGGATAAAATATGTTCTTGAGACCGaccaagattaacggtattcaataaaaacgaatgtaatctttttcttttgggcTTCGGCCCTCTTccattccaaaaaaaataaaaataaacgaACAAACCGTTAATCTTTTTGTTATTATTGTGTGTGCAGGAAGCAATTCGTCGGGCCACCATAGCACGGAAATTTATACCAGTATTCATGGGCAGTGCTTTCAAATATAAGGTAACCTTTGAATTACCTTGAATTCTTTGTTGTATGTTGTTGATCTTCATTCCTCCTCTTTCTTTCTCCGGTAGTCtctttttctttaatattaACTCATTAATATGATTATGGTTTAACTTTAATTTAGTTTGGGTTTTCGAGAGAAAACACTTTGAAAATTGAATTCTCTTGTAGCATTCTTAGTATGGTGATGGCTACTAATGGTCCATGACCAGTAATATGTGTGGATTGAGATTCAAGCCCAAAGAGATCTATTATCTGCTAGATATATTCTAGACGGAAGAAAGTTGGGCGGAGAGTTAGTTGTTAGTTAGGTTGAGTTGGTTGTCATACTTCTGTCATTAGTTTGTTGACAGAGAATCAAAAGAGCTTTTTGCCTCTACCGAGGGTCCTTTCTTTGTACGCGCTTTTGTTATTTTGGCTGGAGTTAGCGATTGCAAATGGTGAACCATGGAAGAAGGCTTAAAATCCTCCATTTTTGGCCGCTATTTCCACCATAAAACTCCATGGTGTGGCCATCCTTCACAAATTGGCCATAGCAGTTTTGATAATATTGATTTTGGCCAATAAGACATACAAGCTAACTCTTAATAGTTTTTTATCagtcttgcaatttttattttctgttgTTTCTGGTACAGGGCCTACAACTACTTTTGGATGGTGTACTTAATTATTTGCCGTGTCCAATTGAAGCTAGTAATTATGCTCTCAACCAATCTAAGAATATGGAAAAGGTACCGAATTCAAAGAAGTTGTTAAATGAGATTATTTGATTTGCTTGAGTGAATGACAACAATGATAATAGGCAAATTACTTTGCTCTAAAACAACAGAGATGGCATCTACCAATGGTATCTTTACCTTTTTCCTAGGAATCCTGAGTTGTCTTAGTTTGGTTCACAATAAATGGAAGATCTAGATACCTGCATGTCCAAAGTTTGTGTGCTGCAGTATGTGACCATAACTAGACTAAAAATTGGATATGTTGATAAAGTGTGTTTGTTTCTGTCCCCatgaacttagctcagttggtagagacatcacattttatatgcaggggccgaggttcgaacccccGACATCCCACTTTTCCACTTTAAAGGTGGAagttctagccactaggctatccgtcaaaagaaaaaaaagtgcgCATGTTTGTGGCTCAAACCCTGCAGAGTCACTCTACCGCAGTAAAGTTAATTAAAAGCTCTGGATCATGATTTAGTGCACTTTTGCTATGAgtcctgtttggattgacttattaagcctatgaaaaatagcttatgcaaataaataagtttttatgttaatttataagttccgactaacgaaaattgtatctttataaaatgtttttccataaactaccttgacaagcttataaataatacataaaagcttatttatttgcaaatgctgttttgcataagctaaaagaTAAGTCAACCCAAACGGTTTCTGATTCGACATTCTATAACCAAATACATGGACCTGTATTTGTTATTTGTTTGAGAAGAAGTTATTGCCAAATCTCTAGTTGTGACTTATGTTCCTGCTCAAGCCTAGATTTCTGACATTCTCACAAAGCCATTGACCAATGTTCAGTTTTGTAATCTCAAAGACAAATTCTCACAACGCTTATCTCTAGTTGTGACTTACTGCACAGTTCTCCTCAAACTAATTcactctgttttttttttttttttttatgagacaAACTAATCCACTCTTATGCACCACAAAATAGCAAAGACTGCACTGTTCCACAAAATCTTGATAAACATGGTTGTTTTGCTGAGCTATTTTAACAGGATGAACTTGTGGCATTGGCTTTCACATTGAACAGAAAGTTTGGTCCAATAACATATCTAAGGTACTGTAACCTCTATGCATTGTTGATTCTCCtcatatatgtgtgtgtgttaaACTTGGCATACTCAAATCTTTGAATTAAATCAATCCAATTGATGAATCATCTTATATTATGTTGATGACACCATAgtgtattatatattttaaaataaggtATGTGATGGAATATCATATAGTTTTAAAGATCAATGACATTTTATAGGTCTGATCTACTTAACGAGCACTTTCAATTGAACAGTTGGATTGATTTAATTTGCCTTCTAAATAGCGATATTGAAGGTGTAAGTATGTTAAATTTGACACATGGTGTCAAAGGATCCTGactcataatatatatattatacatattttattttattgtgtgAAGAATCTATGAGGGTGTCATTCAGAAGGGAGATTCTATTACAAATGTTAACACTGGCAAGACGTTCAAAGTAAGTTTAACTCTATTCACTGTTCTAGTTTGATTGCATTGGTCTTGTGCATACGATGTTTTGCTTGTGgatctgtttttctttttagctACAATCTTGGTGTTTTGTTActcaatttgttcattttacaTAAATGTATGGCTCAATTCAAGATTGCATTTATATAATCTACAATTATAGTTGTTGTAATTAAATTCTGTCTTGGGATAATTAAGGATCTTTCAATATTAATATATGCCTAGATTATCCATTTCTTACTAGTCCATACTATAGATTCAAGTCTCTAACACGGTGCATGGATTCAAATTCTTGCTATTTTTTCAAGAAACTTATCCTACAgagaaatatttatttaaccATACTTTGTTTTTGAATCATACTTCTAATACTATACTCTTGCATATTAAGGTCTTGTCACCTCATTTTGTACTTTTTTAGACTAGTGATTTTGTGGCTGAAGCCTTTCTTCTCTGCAAACGCAGGTTCCAAGTTCGATTGAGATACGGAAAGATGAGATCGGGGTTAGTTTTTAGATTTTCACCATgacttgcgtgtgtgtgtgtgtgtgtgtctatatatatatatatatatatagtaagaaCTTTTGTATAATTGTTCTTACATATATCTttttaaattctaattttagtttttactaGTTTGTTAAAGCATGAAAATGATTGAAAGCTATGCAGTGGTGTACACTCATAAGATCATTTTCACATCTTTGCTTTCAATTATTGCATTTTGAGAGACTAGTGATTTTGTGGTTGAATCCATTCTTCTATGCAAATGCAGGTTCCTTATTCAATTGAGCCACGAAAGGATGAGATACGGGTTAGTTTTTAGATTTGATTTGTGGGTCTTCCCATTAAATCGAATGCCTTTGGAGAACTTTTGCATAATTGTTCTGCCATATCTCTAAATTCTAATTTTAGCTTTAGCTAATTTAATGAGTCATGAAAAATGATTGAAAACAATATGCACCGGTGTTAATTTTCATGTCTCTGGTTTCGTTTATTGCATCAACACTAGTGATTTTGTGGCTGAAGCCTTTTTCTCTACAAATGCAGGATCCTCCTTATGTGATTGAAGTGCAAATGGATGAGACGGGGGTTAGTTTAAATTAAATCTTTTGGGGAACTTTTGTATAATTGTTATGCCATGTCAATTTAAATTCTGATTTTAGCTTCTACTAGTTTAATgaggtactccctccgtcccaaattataagggaaaaaaatccatttttttgtcccaaattataagagaaaaaatcattttcaagaatgttttttccttattttcataaaattaaatgcaaattgcatttaatttcttctctctctcattttctcaataaacaacaaccaataaaaattgtttttacatctttctatgcaacttattccaagaaaaacccacaaaaacatacttcaaattctcatattttactttttcttaataagtgtgatttttttattttcccttataatttgggacggagggagtattaaacaTGATTAAAAGCAATATGCAGTGGTGTGCACTCATAATATCATTTTCGTATCTCGGCTTTCATCTATTGCATTTTGAGACTAGTGGTTTTGTGGTTGAAGCCTTTCTTCTCTATAAATGTAGGTTCCTTATGTGATTGGGGTGCGTAATGTGGTGAAGGTTAGTTTTTAGATTTTCACCATGATTTGTTGATCTTCCTATTAAATTGAACGTCTTTGGAGAATTTTGTATAATTGTTCTGCCAtattaaattctaattttaGCTTTTACTAGTAGTTTAATGCGCATGAAACATGGTTGAAAATAGTGTGTAATAAGATCTTTTTCACGTCTATGCTTTCATTTATTGCATTTTGAGATTAGTGATTTTGTGGCTGAAGCCTTTCTTCTTTGCTAATGCAGGTTCCTCATTCAGATGAGGATCGAAAAGATGACTTTGGGGTTAGTATTTAGATTTTCATCATGATTTGTGGATCTTTCCATTAAATTGAATGTCGTTGTAGAACTTCTGTATAAATATTCTGTCATATCTCTATTTAAATTCTGCTttcattcatttcatttggaGTCTTGTAATTTGGTGGTTGAAGTATTTTTCTTCTCTGGGAATGCAGGTTCGTCATTCGATTGGGGTGCGTAATGATGAGGTGGGTGTTAGTCTTTAGATTTTGACCATAATTTGTGAATCTCACATTACCCTTACCCACC
Coding sequences within it:
- the LOC123897476 gene encoding elongation factor G, mitochondrial-like, with translation MPRFSLPRLLSSTTTFHLRYFSSVEKLRNIWISGLIDPAKVTVSERYMLYTGQMKKMDEVKIKTKRRDMFLEAMMEEERGRGDYCYDLNLNLRKREKLYPDKTYHVSADITFFNWKHHKMSVINTTDCVNFTDEVETALCAFDSSILVLSSVDGVQSQSIIVDKQMIRYELPRLVFINNVDQKGANPWEVLNQARSKLQHHSAAIQVPIGLEDDFKGLVDLVQLKAYSFHGSNGENVVVEEVPADMDTLVSEKRRELIKTVSEVDDKLAEAFCSDMPISAVDLEEAIRRATIARKFIPVFMGSAFKYKGLQLLLDGVLNYLPCPIEASNYALNQSKNMEKDELVALAFTLNRKFGPITYLRIYEGVIQKGDSITNVNTGKTFKVPSSIEIRKDEIGVPYSIEPRKDEIRDPPYVIEVQMDETGVPYVIGVRNVVKVPHSDEDRKDDFGVRHSIGVRNDEAIHEAHAGEIVALHDVNAASGDTFTDGLVRYTKASIDVSELVSRDSEVQASKVLKDFPCQA